One stretch of Procambarus clarkii isolate CNS0578487 chromosome 35, FALCON_Pclarkii_2.0, whole genome shotgun sequence DNA includes these proteins:
- the LOC123768380 gene encoding splicing factor ESS-2 homolog isoform X1 produces MFFFVTYDRPLKEKKSMAESDAETVPGEMAMETAKQNVEIFKKPIHPAARKRKKVLDEDTYVREVEKIIERDFFPDLETLKEKLDYLEAKETNDVVRLREFYSKYSVAKDPPMLQNVEDSPATFETPITGRSKRGGSGTPSIDYSSDDPLDPQNKVMKNAAEDNDKSSQSGKMSLDEFLESHTSEDNESFEEIMKENERRFKIKHAWMFDAEEKHNKEHVPNLIPQTAQQQAEAAVLSITGTSVQNDTRPKQLENWNYQTFNSVMFVPDGAPLSQDKQIELAKQKKRQVDLANTRFDGNPFTETLSRAAMLEASAVQASKKEGKVGVDGKELGKDTPRVNGYSFVTAPSPVPGMDASPLMTWGEVEGTPFQLDGNQTPLLKKQTQGPSYRIPQVPNRDRLGHKLAEQASQKHRNKKIKAMLAAKYSLGTPSNKFGQQSSLERVTSMSPAAQRLLTTKLGIGQSTDKALRASYTPSPSIRHGSATPGAVTPSIAFLPTTGRSITPKLQIQKKATNAAGGIVEGELSLGLTDNLLNLPRRPKSASVQENNAENARKCASDFF; encoded by the exons ATGTTTTTCTTCGTCACTTATGACCGTCCACTGAaagaaaaaaaatc TAtggcagagagtgatgcagaaacagTACCAGGAGAAATGGCCATGGAAACAGCTAAACAAAATGTAGAGATATTCAAGAAGCCAATTCATCCAGCAGCTCGTAAAAGGAAAAAGGTCTTGGATGAAGACACATATGTTAGG GAAGTTGAGAAAATAATTGAAAGAGATTTCTTCCCTGATTTGGAAACCCTGAAAGAAAAATTAGACTATTTGGAGGCAAAGGAAACCAATGATGTGGTGAGACTTCGAGAATTTTACTCAAAGTATTCTGTAGCAAAAGATCCACCCATGCTACAAAATGTTGAAGACAGTCCTGCCACTTTTGAGACTCCAATCACAGGGCGCTCGAAACGAGGAggaagtggaacacccagtattgaTTACTCTTCAGACGACCCGCTCGATCCTCAGAATAAAGTGATGAAAAATGCTGCTGAGGATAATGACAAAAGCTCTCAGAGTGGTAAAATGTCATTAGATGAATTCCTGGAGTCACACACAAGTGAGGACAATGAAAGCTTTGAAGAAATAATGAAGGAAAATGAAAGACGATTTAAGATAAAG CATGCGTGGATGTTTGATGCAGAGGAGAAGCACAACAAAGAACATGTACCCAATTTAATACCTCAGACAGCCCAGCAACAGGCAGAAGCAGCGGTTCTTTCCATTACCGGCACATCAGTACAGAATGATACTAGACCCAAACAGTTAGAAAATTGGAACTACCAAACCTTTAATTCTGTGATGTTTGTACCTGATG GAGCGCCATTGTCACAAGATAAACAAATTGAATTAGCGAAACAGAAGAAAAGACAAGTGGATTTAGCAAATACACGCTTTGATGGGAATCCTTTTACCGAGACGCTGAGTCGGGCTGCCATGCTAGAAGCTTCAGCAGTTCAAGCCAGCAAGAAGGAGGGGAaggttggtgttgatg GAAAAGAACTTGGTAAGGACACTCCAAGGGTGAATGGCTATAGTTTTGTAACTGCACCATCTCCTGTTCCTGGGATGGATGCCTCTCCTCTCATGacttggggagaggtggaagggacaCCATTCCAGCTGGATGGCAACCAGACACCGCTGCTAAAGAAACAAACACAAGGACCATCATATAGAATACCACAAGTACCCAACAG GGACCGTCTAGGGCATAAATTAGCTGAGCAAGCAAGTCAAAAACACAGGAACAAGAAAATTAAAGCAATGCTGGCAGCCAAGTACAGCTTAGGTACTCCATCAAACAAGTTTGGTCAACAGTCATCCTTGGAAAGAGTAACATCAATGTCACCAGCAGCACAAAGACTCCTGACAACTAAGCTTGGGATAGGACAAAGCACAGATAAAGCTCTGCGAGCATCTTACACGCCATCTCCCAGTATACGGCACGGATCAGCCACCCCAGGTGCTGTAACGCCCAGTATTGCCTTCCTTCCTACCACAGGTAGAAGCATCACACCAAAACTCCAAATCCAGAAGAAAGCAACAAATGCTGCTGGAGGGATTGTTGAAGGCGAGCTGTCGTTGGGACTCACAGACAACTTGCTCAATCTTCCAAGGAGACCCAAAAGTGCCTCGGTGCAAGAGAACAACGCAGAAAATGCTAGGAAATGTGCTTCGGATTTCTTTTAA
- the LOC123768380 gene encoding splicing factor ESS-2 homolog isoform X2, with protein sequence MAESDAETVPGEMAMETAKQNVEIFKKPIHPAARKRKKVLDEDTYVREVEKIIERDFFPDLETLKEKLDYLEAKETNDVVRLREFYSKYSVAKDPPMLQNVEDSPATFETPITGRSKRGGSGTPSIDYSSDDPLDPQNKVMKNAAEDNDKSSQSGKMSLDEFLESHTSEDNESFEEIMKENERRFKIKHAWMFDAEEKHNKEHVPNLIPQTAQQQAEAAVLSITGTSVQNDTRPKQLENWNYQTFNSVMFVPDGAPLSQDKQIELAKQKKRQVDLANTRFDGNPFTETLSRAAMLEASAVQASKKEGKVGVDGKELGKDTPRVNGYSFVTAPSPVPGMDASPLMTWGEVEGTPFQLDGNQTPLLKKQTQGPSYRIPQVPNRDRLGHKLAEQASQKHRNKKIKAMLAAKYSLGTPSNKFGQQSSLERVTSMSPAAQRLLTTKLGIGQSTDKALRASYTPSPSIRHGSATPGAVTPSIAFLPTTGRSITPKLQIQKKATNAAGGIVEGELSLGLTDNLLNLPRRPKSASVQENNAENARKCASDFF encoded by the exons AtggcagagagtgatgcagaaacagTACCAGGAGAAATGGCCATGGAAACAGCTAAACAAAATGTAGAGATATTCAAGAAGCCAATTCATCCAGCAGCTCGTAAAAGGAAAAAGGTCTTGGATGAAGACACATATGTTAGG GAAGTTGAGAAAATAATTGAAAGAGATTTCTTCCCTGATTTGGAAACCCTGAAAGAAAAATTAGACTATTTGGAGGCAAAGGAAACCAATGATGTGGTGAGACTTCGAGAATTTTACTCAAAGTATTCTGTAGCAAAAGATCCACCCATGCTACAAAATGTTGAAGACAGTCCTGCCACTTTTGAGACTCCAATCACAGGGCGCTCGAAACGAGGAggaagtggaacacccagtattgaTTACTCTTCAGACGACCCGCTCGATCCTCAGAATAAAGTGATGAAAAATGCTGCTGAGGATAATGACAAAAGCTCTCAGAGTGGTAAAATGTCATTAGATGAATTCCTGGAGTCACACACAAGTGAGGACAATGAAAGCTTTGAAGAAATAATGAAGGAAAATGAAAGACGATTTAAGATAAAG CATGCGTGGATGTTTGATGCAGAGGAGAAGCACAACAAAGAACATGTACCCAATTTAATACCTCAGACAGCCCAGCAACAGGCAGAAGCAGCGGTTCTTTCCATTACCGGCACATCAGTACAGAATGATACTAGACCCAAACAGTTAGAAAATTGGAACTACCAAACCTTTAATTCTGTGATGTTTGTACCTGATG GAGCGCCATTGTCACAAGATAAACAAATTGAATTAGCGAAACAGAAGAAAAGACAAGTGGATTTAGCAAATACACGCTTTGATGGGAATCCTTTTACCGAGACGCTGAGTCGGGCTGCCATGCTAGAAGCTTCAGCAGTTCAAGCCAGCAAGAAGGAGGGGAaggttggtgttgatg GAAAAGAACTTGGTAAGGACACTCCAAGGGTGAATGGCTATAGTTTTGTAACTGCACCATCTCCTGTTCCTGGGATGGATGCCTCTCCTCTCATGacttggggagaggtggaagggacaCCATTCCAGCTGGATGGCAACCAGACACCGCTGCTAAAGAAACAAACACAAGGACCATCATATAGAATACCACAAGTACCCAACAG GGACCGTCTAGGGCATAAATTAGCTGAGCAAGCAAGTCAAAAACACAGGAACAAGAAAATTAAAGCAATGCTGGCAGCCAAGTACAGCTTAGGTACTCCATCAAACAAGTTTGGTCAACAGTCATCCTTGGAAAGAGTAACATCAATGTCACCAGCAGCACAAAGACTCCTGACAACTAAGCTTGGGATAGGACAAAGCACAGATAAAGCTCTGCGAGCATCTTACACGCCATCTCCCAGTATACGGCACGGATCAGCCACCCCAGGTGCTGTAACGCCCAGTATTGCCTTCCTTCCTACCACAGGTAGAAGCATCACACCAAAACTCCAAATCCAGAAGAAAGCAACAAATGCTGCTGGAGGGATTGTTGAAGGCGAGCTGTCGTTGGGACTCACAGACAACTTGCTCAATCTTCCAAGGAGACCCAAAAGTGCCTCGGTGCAAGAGAACAACGCAGAAAATGCTAGGAAATGTGCTTCGGATTTCTTTTAA